One window of the Pseudomonas lurida genome contains the following:
- a CDS encoding BolA family protein — MTMQQRIETALAALGNDHLSVLDESHMHSRGLQTHFKAVLVSPQFEGLNRVKRHQKVYATLGDLMSEFHALALHTYTPEEWAKIDAAPASPTCAGGH, encoded by the coding sequence ATGACCATGCAACAGCGTATCGAAACGGCACTTGCCGCCCTGGGCAACGACCACTTGAGCGTGCTGGACGAAAGCCATATGCACAGCCGTGGGTTGCAGACCCATTTCAAGGCCGTGCTGGTCAGCCCGCAGTTCGAGGGGCTCAACCGCGTCAAGCGCCACCAGAAGGTCTACGCCACCCTGGGTGACCTGATGAGCGAGTTTCATGCGCTGGCGCTGCATACCTACACGCCTGAAGAGTGGGCGAAAATCGACGCAGCCCCGGCCTCGCCGACTTGCGCCGGAGGACACTGA
- a CDS encoding oxygen-dependent tRNA uridine(34) hydroxylase TrhO, protein MTQPIVVAALYKFVTLEDYVALREPLLQAMVDNGIKGTLLIAEEGINGTVSGSREGIDGLMAWLKNDPRMVDIDHKESYCDDQPFYRTKVKLKKEIVTLGVEGVDPNKKVGTYVDPKDWNALISDPEVLLIDTRNDYEVSIGTFEGAIDPKTTSFREFPDYIKANFDPAKHKKVAMFCTGGIRCEKASSYMLSEGFDEVYHLKGGILKYLEEVPQEETKWQGDCFVFDNRVTVRHDLSEGDYDQCHACRTPVSVEDRACEHYVAGISCPHCWDKLPEKTRRSAIDRQKQIELAKARNMPHPIGFNYKQTPSEA, encoded by the coding sequence ATGACTCAACCGATTGTCGTGGCGGCACTGTATAAGTTCGTCACCCTTGAAGATTACGTCGCCCTGCGCGAGCCACTGCTGCAGGCGATGGTCGACAACGGCATCAAAGGTACCTTGCTGATCGCTGAAGAAGGCATCAACGGCACCGTTTCCGGCAGCCGCGAAGGCATTGATGGCCTGATGGCCTGGCTGAAGAACGACCCACGCATGGTCGACATCGACCACAAAGAATCCTATTGCGACGATCAGCCGTTCTACCGCACCAAGGTCAAGCTCAAGAAAGAGATCGTGACCCTGGGCGTCGAAGGCGTCGACCCGAACAAGAAAGTCGGCACTTATGTTGACCCGAAGGACTGGAACGCGCTGATCAGCGATCCGGAAGTGCTGCTGATCGACACCCGTAACGACTACGAAGTCTCGATCGGTACCTTCGAAGGCGCGATCGACCCGAAAACCACCAGTTTTCGCGAATTTCCCGACTATATCAAAGCCAACTTCGACCCAGCCAAGCACAAGAAGGTCGCCATGTTCTGCACCGGCGGCATTCGTTGCGAGAAAGCCTCGAGCTACATGCTCAGCGAAGGCTTTGATGAGGTCTACCACCTCAAGGGCGGCATCCTGAAGTACCTCGAAGAGGTGCCCCAGGAAGAAACCAAGTGGCAGGGCGACTGCTTTGTTTTCGATAATCGCGTGACCGTGCGCCACGACCTGAGCGAAGGCGACTACGATCAATGTCATGCCTGCCGCACCCCTGTAAGTGTGGAAGACCGCGCCTGCGAGCATTACGTGGCTGGCATCAGTTGCCCGCATTGCTGGGATAAGCTGCCGGAGAAGACCCGTCGCAGCGCGATTGACCGCCAGAAGCAGATCGAGCTGGCCAAGGCCCGCAATATGCCGCACCCGATTGGCTTCAACTACAAGCAAACTCCTTCCGAGGCCTGA
- a CDS encoding LysR family transcriptional regulator, giving the protein MNLRTLRAFVEVVRQGGFSQAAEVVALTQSTVSKAVKTLEEELGTPLLNRLGHRNELTAAGEIAYRRALVLLAERNDLVAEINDLRGLKRGVLRIGLPPVGCGVLFATMFATYRSRYPDIDIELTEYGSKKLRECLEAGEVDLAALLLPVDEDFDYQPVRNEPLMAVLPIRHPLAHFKRIDFTDLADSPFILFEAGFALNAKILAACERKGVTPKVTARSGQIDFIVDLVAAGLGVAFLPRMLAHKHQHAGIALIPLDEPHTDWHIALAWRASAHLPPAALAWLELAREHAVSTGHPD; this is encoded by the coding sequence ATGAACCTGAGGACATTACGAGCCTTTGTCGAAGTGGTACGCCAGGGCGGTTTCTCCCAGGCTGCCGAGGTGGTCGCCCTGACCCAGTCCACCGTCAGCAAAGCGGTCAAGACCCTGGAAGAAGAGCTGGGCACGCCTCTGCTCAATCGCCTGGGCCACCGCAACGAACTCACCGCGGCCGGCGAAATTGCCTACCGGCGAGCCTTGGTGCTGCTTGCCGAGCGCAACGACCTGGTGGCCGAGATCAACGACCTGCGCGGCCTCAAGCGCGGCGTGCTGCGCATCGGCCTGCCACCGGTGGGCTGCGGCGTGCTGTTTGCGACGATGTTCGCCACCTACCGTAGCCGCTACCCGGACATCGACATCGAACTCACCGAATACGGCAGCAAAAAATTGCGCGAGTGCCTGGAAGCGGGGGAAGTCGACCTGGCGGCACTGTTGCTGCCGGTGGATGAGGATTTTGACTACCAGCCCGTGCGAAACGAGCCGCTGATGGCCGTGCTACCCATTCGCCATCCGCTGGCTCACTTCAAGCGTATCGACTTCACCGACCTGGCCGATTCGCCGTTCATCCTGTTCGAAGCCGGCTTTGCCCTCAACGCCAAGATCCTCGCCGCCTGCGAGCGCAAAGGCGTCACCCCCAAGGTAACCGCTCGTAGCGGACAGATCGATTTCATCGTCGACCTGGTCGCCGCCGGCCTGGGCGTGGCCTTCCTACCGCGCATGTTGGCGCACAAGCATCAACACGCCGGCATCGCCCTGATTCCCCTGGACGAACCCCACACCGACTGGCACATCGCCCTGGCCTGGCGCGCCAGCGCCCACCTACCACCCGCTGCCTTGGCGTGGCTGGAGCTGGCCAGGGAGCACGCCGTTTCAACCGGCCATCCGGATTAA
- a CDS encoding DsbA family protein, whose amino-acid sequence MCSWCWGFAPVAEALVEQAQAAGVELHLVVGGLRTGSGAALEPTTRRYILEHWQAVTDATGQPFKREGALPDGFVYDTEPACRAIVTARSLAPDCAWTLLGLIQRAFYVEGRDVTLASVLVELAEQAGIPRIEFAGAFDRAEQHAATAADFTWVQDLGIAGFPTLLAERNGQLALLTNGYQPLSELSPLLGRWLERATCA is encoded by the coding sequence ATGTGTTCCTGGTGCTGGGGCTTTGCCCCGGTGGCCGAGGCGTTGGTGGAGCAGGCCCAGGCGGCCGGCGTGGAACTGCACCTGGTGGTGGGCGGCTTGCGCACCGGCAGCGGTGCGGCACTGGAGCCGACGACCCGGCGCTATATCCTGGAGCACTGGCAGGCGGTCACCGACGCCACCGGCCAGCCGTTCAAGCGTGAAGGTGCGTTGCCCGACGGGTTTGTCTACGACACCGAGCCTGCGTGCCGCGCCATCGTCACTGCGCGCAGCCTGGCGCCGGACTGCGCCTGGACGCTGCTGGGGCTTATCCAGCGTGCATTTTACGTCGAGGGTCGTGACGTGACCCTGGCCAGTGTGCTGGTGGAACTGGCCGAGCAAGCCGGCATCCCTCGTATCGAATTCGCCGGCGCGTTTGACCGTGCCGAGCAGCACGCTGCCACCGCAGCCGATTTCACCTGGGTACAAGACCTTGGCATCGCCGGTTTTCCGACGCTGCTAGCCGAACGCAATGGCCAGTTGGCCTTGCTGACCAATGGTTATCAGCCGCTGTCCGAGCTGTCGCCTTTGTTGGGACGATGGCTGGAGCGAGCAACCTGTGCATGA
- a CDS encoding ABC transporter ATP-binding protein, with amino-acid sequence MHDQPDKEPGKRVDRLTWAEIRRLALRHKKSLWIANGVAVLATLCSVPIPLLLPLLVDEVLLGRGDAALKVMNQALPLGWQKAAGYIGLMLLVTLFLRCGALVFNVVQARLFARLAKDIVYRIRVRLIERLKRISLGEYESLGSGTVTTHLVTDLDTLDKFVGETLSRFLVAMLTLVGTSAILVWMHWQLALLILLFNPLVIYATVQLGKRVKHLKKLENDSTSRFTQALTETLDAIQEVRAGNRQGFFLGRLGQRAQEVRDYAIHSQWKTDASSRASGLLFQFGIDIFRAAAMLTVLFSDLSIGQMLAVFSYLWFMIGPVEQLLNLQYAYYAAGGALTRINELLARADEPQYAGGEDPFTGRETVGIEVRGLDFGYGEDLVLDQLNLTIAPGEKVAIVGASGGGKSTLVQLLLGLYTPQAGTIRFGGATQQEIGLETIREHVAVVLQHPALFNDTVRANLTMGRERSDQACWQALEIAQLDATVKALPMGLDSVVGRSGVRFSGGQRQRLAIARMVLAEPKVVILDEATSALDAATEYNLHQALARFLSGRTTLIIAHRLSAVKQADRVLVFDGGHIAEDGDHQQLIADGGLYAKLYGHLQQVR; translated from the coding sequence GTGCATGATCAGCCTGACAAAGAACCCGGTAAACGCGTCGACCGCCTGACCTGGGCGGAGATTCGCCGCCTGGCCCTGCGCCACAAGAAATCCCTGTGGATCGCCAATGGTGTTGCCGTGCTGGCGACCCTGTGCAGCGTGCCCATCCCTCTGCTCTTGCCCTTGCTGGTCGATGAAGTGCTGCTGGGCCGTGGCGATGCAGCGCTCAAGGTGATGAACCAGGCGCTGCCCCTGGGTTGGCAGAAGGCTGCTGGTTATATCGGCCTGATGCTGTTGGTGACCCTGTTCCTGCGGTGTGGGGCCCTGGTGTTCAACGTGGTGCAGGCGCGACTGTTTGCGCGGTTGGCCAAGGACATCGTGTACCGCATTCGCGTGCGCCTGATCGAACGGCTCAAGCGTATTTCCCTGGGTGAATATGAAAGCCTGGGCAGTGGCACCGTCACCACCCACCTGGTCACCGACCTGGACACCCTGGATAAATTCGTCGGCGAAACCCTCAGCCGCTTCCTGGTGGCCATGCTCACGCTGGTGGGGACTTCGGCGATCCTGGTGTGGATGCATTGGCAACTGGCGCTGCTGATCTTGCTGTTCAACCCGCTGGTGATCTACGCCACTGTGCAGTTGGGCAAGCGGGTCAAACACCTGAAGAAACTGGAGAACGACAGTACCTCGCGGTTTACCCAGGCGCTGACTGAAACCCTGGACGCCATCCAGGAGGTGCGCGCAGGCAACCGGCAGGGCTTCTTCCTCGGGCGCCTGGGCCAGCGTGCCCAGGAGGTGCGGGACTACGCGATCCATTCCCAGTGGAAAACCGACGCCTCCAGCCGCGCCAGCGGTTTGCTGTTCCAGTTCGGTATCGACATCTTCCGTGCGGCGGCGATGCTGACGGTGCTGTTTTCCGACCTGTCCATCGGCCAGATGCTCGCAGTGTTCAGCTACCTGTGGTTCATGATCGGCCCGGTGGAGCAACTGCTCAACCTGCAATACGCGTACTACGCGGCGGGCGGGGCGCTGACGCGGATCAACGAACTGCTGGCGCGTGCCGATGAGCCGCAATATGCCGGCGGCGAAGACCCGTTCACCGGGCGTGAAACCGTTGGCATCGAAGTGCGCGGCCTCGATTTCGGCTATGGCGAAGACTTGGTGCTGGACCAGTTGAACCTGACCATCGCCCCCGGTGAAAAGGTGGCGATCGTCGGCGCCAGCGGCGGTGGCAAAAGCACCCTGGTGCAACTGCTGCTCGGGCTCTACACGCCTCAGGCCGGCACGATCCGCTTTGGCGGGGCAACCCAGCAGGAAATCGGCCTGGAGACCATTCGCGAGCACGTCGCTGTGGTACTGCAGCATCCTGCGCTGTTCAACGACACGGTTCGTGCCAACCTCACCATGGGGCGCGAGCGCAGTGACCAGGCCTGTTGGCAGGCACTGGAAATTGCCCAACTCGATGCTACCGTCAAGGCATTGCCCATGGGCCTGGACAGCGTGGTCGGGCGTTCTGGGGTACGATTCTCGGGAGGGCAGCGTCAGCGCCTGGCGATTGCGCGCATGGTGCTGGCCGAGCCGAAAGTGGTGATACTGGACGAAGCGACTTCCGCCCTGGACGCCGCCACCGAATACAACCTGCACCAGGCGCTGGCGCGCTTCCTCAGCGGGCGTACTACACTGATCATTGCCCACCGCCTGTCGGCGGTTAAGCAGGCCGATCGAGTATTAGTATTCGACGGTGGTCATATTGCGGAGGACGGTGATCACCAGCAACTGATTGCCGATGGCGGCTTGTATGCCAAGCTCTATGGGCACTTGCAACAAGTGCGTTGA
- a CDS encoding GGDEF domain-containing protein, whose translation MKTPTQTNAIDFDSAKLQRLGFGQPSLLPRRPTTLAQLRQQLGQQLQTSLEPERILGAFFREVQRLVPLDALHYRHQASDLRLEFGHRGHHSVSYSLSHEGEHLGELIFRRNQRLTEEELGQLESLLATLLYPMRNALLYRAATRSALRDPLTETGNRIAMDQTLQREIDMARRHLNPLSLLMLDIDHFKTINDTHGHAAGDNVLRAVAAAIKSQLRNVDMVFRFGGEEFLILLSNTGRDAAAMVGERLRQAAQAQDYRADGTRIELTVSLGCSTLLAAESAESLLRRADSALYVAKREGRNRLAMAG comes from the coding sequence ATGAAAACACCGACCCAGACCAATGCAATTGACTTTGACAGTGCCAAATTGCAACGCCTGGGATTTGGTCAGCCATCCCTCCTTCCGCGCCGCCCCACGACCCTCGCTCAACTTCGCCAGCAACTGGGCCAGCAATTGCAAACCAGCCTGGAGCCGGAGCGTATCCTCGGTGCGTTTTTCCGCGAGGTCCAGCGCCTGGTGCCCTTGGACGCCCTGCATTACCGGCACCAAGCCAGCGACCTGCGCTTGGAGTTTGGCCATCGCGGCCACCATTCGGTGAGTTACAGCCTGAGCCATGAAGGCGAGCATCTTGGCGAGCTGATCTTTCGGCGTAACCAACGCCTGACGGAAGAAGAACTCGGCCAGCTCGAATCGCTGCTGGCTACCCTGCTCTACCCGATGCGCAACGCGCTGCTTTACCGCGCGGCCACCCGCAGCGCCCTGCGCGACCCCTTGACCGAGACCGGTAACCGCATTGCCATGGACCAGACGCTGCAACGGGAAATCGACATGGCGCGCCGGCACCTGAACCCGCTGTCCTTGCTGATGCTGGACATTGACCACTTCAAGACCATCAACGATACCCACGGCCATGCCGCAGGCGATAACGTGCTGCGCGCCGTCGCGGCAGCGATCAAGAGCCAGTTGCGTAACGTGGATATGGTGTTTCGATTTGGCGGGGAAGAGTTTCTGATCCTGCTGTCCAACACCGGCCGGGACGCAGCGGCGATGGTCGGTGAGCGCCTGCGCCAGGCTGCACAGGCCCAGGACTACCGGGCGGACGGAACGCGAATCGAATTGACGGTCAGCCTGGGTTGCTCCACCTTGCTGGCTGCAGAGTCTGCCGAAAGTCTGTTGCGCCGAGCCGACAGCGCGCTGTACGTGGCCAAGCGCGAAGGCCGCAACCGCTTGGCGATGGCGGGGTAG
- a CDS encoding ParA family protein has protein sequence MKIAAIVSTKGGPGKTTVGANLGAFCADAGLRTLLIDLDNQPSLSSFYALSHEAPGGTYQLIANNETRADQIISQTCIPNLSLIHSNDPFNQLSNLLLHAADGRLRLKNLMPAFESAFDLILIDTQGARSILLEMALLGAQMAISPITPDMLTAREFHRGMLQLYRDLEPLAALGAVTPPLNVVINKLDATNDANLIYQSLAETFSDHPQVQMVRTTIPAAVSFRRAATEGIPAHRLEYRLPTHRRSPTAFKVIKDLSMELFPDWRLKFEALSEERLSQNVSMLSKRVTLGRAAV, from the coding sequence ATGAAAATCGCAGCAATCGTTTCAACCAAGGGCGGACCGGGTAAAACCACGGTAGGCGCCAACCTAGGTGCGTTCTGCGCCGATGCAGGTCTTCGAACCCTACTTATTGATCTCGATAATCAGCCGTCGCTGTCGTCTTTCTACGCGCTTTCGCATGAAGCGCCAGGGGGCACCTATCAACTGATCGCGAATAATGAGACCCGGGCCGACCAGATCATCTCCCAGACCTGCATTCCCAATCTCTCGCTGATTCACTCCAATGACCCGTTCAACCAGTTGAGCAATCTGCTGTTGCACGCAGCTGACGGCCGTCTTCGTCTCAAAAATTTGATGCCGGCGTTTGAGAGCGCCTTTGATCTGATTTTGATCGACACCCAGGGCGCGCGCTCCATCCTCCTGGAGATGGCGTTGCTGGGCGCCCAAATGGCTATTTCTCCCATCACTCCGGATATGTTGACTGCTCGAGAGTTTCACCGCGGGATGCTCCAGCTCTACCGAGATCTTGAGCCATTGGCAGCGCTTGGTGCTGTAACGCCACCGCTGAATGTGGTGATCAATAAGCTTGACGCAACGAATGATGCAAACCTGATTTATCAATCTTTAGCCGAGACTTTTTCGGACCATCCCCAGGTTCAGATGGTCCGCACAACAATCCCGGCGGCGGTGAGTTTTCGTCGTGCTGCCACTGAAGGTATTCCCGCTCACCGATTGGAGTATCGGCTGCCTACACATCGCCGTTCACCAACCGCGTTCAAGGTCATCAAAGACCTCTCTATGGAGCTGTTTCCCGATTGGCGTTTGAAGTTCGAAGCGCTGAGTGAGGAGCGGCTGAGCCAGAACGTGTCGATGCTATCGAAGAGGGTAACGCTAGGGAGAGCGGCAGTATGA
- a CDS encoding EAL domain-containing protein codes for MKQKRTLGTPRLLGIVWPFIAVVLFQALLGCVSLYVLSAVRGYVAGESLWSKGQKDAIYYLTLYADNRDQTTYLKYQQAIAVPQGGHELRVALDRSTPDLNAARLGILKGGNHPDDVSSVIWLYLNFRHFSYLEKAIELWTVGDGYLVQLDDLAREMHNAITRDQVTANDVRQWKAHITAINESVTPAAKAFSDALGEGSRVILRLLLITNLATALGLIVLALLRTHKLLTQRHAFANALQEEKERAQVTLESIGDGVITTDVDGAITYMNPAAEALTHWTTAQAQGLPLAALFNLLDDNAQPDGFTLIEHIVKGQLGGGSEHSKTIQRLDGSTVSVTLVGAPIRAAGKITGAVLVLHDMTQERQYIANLSWQATHDALTGLANRREFEFRLEQVLHPSAQQNGGRHALMFLDLDQFKLVNDTCGHAAGDELLRHICALLQSDLREGDTLARLGGDEFGILLENCPPAVAEKIAESLRHTVQSLHFVWKGRPFMTTVSIGLVHMGNTPTTLETSLRAADMACYMAKEKGRNRVQVYHADDSELSLRFGEMAWVQRLHMALEENRFCLYAQEISPLGQTDGGDGHIEILLRLHDEAGRIILPDSFIPAAERYGLMTSLDRWVVENVFKIIARCLLERPGRPMAMCAINLSGITIGDDDFLGFLREKFHTYNIPPGMICFEITETSAIANLGSAIRFINELKALGCHFSLDDFCAGMSSFAYLKHLPVDFLKIDGSFVKDMLDDPINRAMVEVINHIGHVMGKRTIAEFVETPQIEQALLEIGVDYAQGYLIERPQLFTFDSLQCRPVRPQPLLFKAPGTFR; via the coding sequence ATGAAGCAAAAACGGACTCTCGGAACGCCAAGGCTGTTGGGCATTGTCTGGCCCTTTATCGCCGTTGTACTGTTCCAGGCATTGTTGGGCTGCGTCAGTCTCTACGTGCTCTCGGCGGTGCGGGGCTATGTGGCCGGCGAAAGCCTGTGGTCCAAGGGCCAGAAGGACGCCATCTACTACCTGACGCTGTACGCCGATAACCGCGACCAGACCACTTACCTCAAATACCAGCAAGCCATTGCCGTGCCCCAGGGTGGGCACGAATTGCGCGTGGCACTGGACCGTTCCACCCCTGATCTGAATGCCGCACGCCTTGGCATTCTCAAGGGTGGCAACCACCCGGATGACGTTTCCAGCGTCATCTGGCTGTACCTCAACTTTCGCCATTTCAGCTACCTGGAAAAAGCCATCGAGCTGTGGACCGTCGGCGATGGCTACCTGGTGCAATTGGATGACCTGGCGCGCGAGATGCACAACGCAATCACCCGCGACCAGGTCACCGCCAACGATGTGCGGCAATGGAAGGCGCATATCACCGCGATCAACGAAAGCGTGACGCCGGCGGCCAAAGCCTTCAGTGACGCCTTGGGCGAAGGCTCGCGGGTGATCCTGCGTTTGCTGCTGATCACCAACCTGGCCACCGCCCTCGGCCTGATCGTGCTGGCACTGTTGCGCACGCATAAGCTGCTGACCCAGCGCCATGCTTTTGCCAATGCGCTGCAAGAAGAGAAGGAGCGCGCGCAGGTCACCCTGGAGTCGATTGGCGATGGGGTGATTACCACCGACGTCGACGGTGCCATCACCTACATGAACCCGGCAGCCGAGGCCCTGACCCACTGGACCACCGCCCAAGCCCAGGGGTTGCCCCTGGCTGCGTTGTTCAACCTGCTGGATGACAACGCCCAGCCCGACGGTTTTACCCTGATCGAACATATCGTCAAGGGCCAGCTCGGCGGTGGCAGCGAGCATTCGAAAACCATCCAGCGCTTGGACGGCAGCACGGTCTCGGTGACCCTGGTGGGGGCGCCGATCCGCGCCGCCGGCAAGATCACGGGGGCGGTGCTGGTCTTGCATGACATGACCCAGGAGCGTCAATACATCGCTAACCTGTCCTGGCAGGCGACCCACGATGCACTGACCGGCCTGGCCAACCGTCGCGAGTTCGAGTTCCGCCTGGAACAGGTGCTGCACCCTTCCGCCCAGCAGAACGGCGGGCGCCATGCATTGATGTTCCTTGATCTCGACCAGTTCAAGCTGGTCAACGACACCTGCGGCCATGCGGCGGGTGACGAGTTGCTGCGGCATATCTGCGCGTTGCTGCAGTCTGACCTGCGCGAAGGCGACACACTGGCGCGACTGGGGGGCGACGAATTCGGCATCCTGCTGGAAAACTGTCCGCCGGCCGTGGCCGAAAAGATCGCCGAGAGCCTGCGCCATACAGTGCAAAGCCTGCATTTTGTCTGGAAGGGGCGGCCGTTCATGACCACGGTCAGTATCGGCCTGGTGCACATGGGGAACACCCCGACCACCCTGGAAACCTCGCTGCGGGCCGCCGACATGGCGTGCTACATGGCCAAGGAAAAAGGCCGCAACCGCGTGCAGGTGTATCACGCCGATGACTCGGAACTGTCGCTGCGCTTTGGCGAAATGGCCTGGGTACAGCGCCTGCACATGGCATTGGAAGAGAACCGCTTCTGCCTGTACGCCCAGGAAATTTCGCCGCTGGGCCAGACTGACGGTGGTGACGGGCATATCGAGATCCTGCTGCGCCTGCATGACGAGGCCGGTCGCATCATTTTGCCCGACAGCTTTATTCCGGCCGCCGAGCGTTACGGTCTGATGACCTCCCTGGACCGTTGGGTGGTGGAAAATGTGTTCAAGATCATCGCCCGTTGCCTGTTGGAACGCCCTGGGCGTCCCATGGCCATGTGTGCGATCAATCTGTCAGGCATAACCATTGGTGATGATGACTTCCTCGGGTTTTTGCGTGAGAAGTTTCATACATACAATATTCCGCCCGGCATGATCTGTTTTGAAATTACCGAAACCAGTGCGATTGCAAACTTAGGCAGTGCGATCCGCTTTATTAATGAACTCAAAGCCTTAGGCTGTCATTTCTCGCTGGATGACTTTTGTGCCGGAATGTCCTCATTCGCCTATCTCAAACATTTACCTGTAGACTTCCTGAAGATCGATGGAAGTTTCGTAAAGGATATGCTGGACGACCCGATTAACCGCGCGATGGTCGAAGTGATCAACCACATCGGCCACGTCATGGGTAAGCGCACAATTGCAGAGTTTGTCGAGACACCGCAAATCGAACAGGCGTTACTCGAGATTGGTGTGGATTACGCTCAGGGCTACCTGATTGAACGACCGCAATTGTTTACCTTTGATAGCTTGCAGTGTCGACCTGTGCGGCCGCAGCCTCTGTTATTCAAGGCGCCCGGCACATTCCGCTGA
- a CDS encoding TenA family transcriptional regulator, whose product MEASSYPAWAQKLIQDCSESKRRVVEHELYQRMRDNTLSAKTMRHYLIGGWPVVEQFALYMAQNLTKTKFARHPGEDMARRWLMRNIRVELNHADYWVHWARAHGVSLEELQAQNVPPELHALSHWCWHTSSADSLIVAIAATNYAIEGATGEWSAVVCSTGVYAAAFPEEERKRAMKWLKMHAQYDDAHPWEALEIICTLAGMNPSKALQVELRQAVCKSYDYMYLFLESCMRLEKEKAPAVMRERQARVASEA is encoded by the coding sequence ATGGAAGCCTCGAGTTACCCCGCCTGGGCGCAGAAACTCATCCAGGACTGTAGCGAGAGCAAGCGCCGAGTTGTCGAGCACGAACTGTACCAGCGCATGCGCGACAACACGCTCAGCGCCAAGACCATGCGCCACTACCTGATCGGTGGCTGGCCTGTGGTGGAACAGTTTGCCTTGTACATGGCACAGAACCTCACCAAGACTAAATTTGCCCGACATCCTGGGGAGGACATGGCGCGGCGATGGCTGATGCGCAATATTCGCGTGGAACTCAACCACGCCGACTATTGGGTGCATTGGGCCCGGGCACACGGCGTGAGCCTGGAGGAGTTGCAGGCCCAGAACGTGCCGCCGGAGTTACATGCGCTGAGTCATTGGTGCTGGCACACCAGTTCCGCCGATTCGCTGATCGTGGCTATTGCCGCGACCAACTACGCGATTGAAGGCGCAACGGGGGAGTGGTCCGCGGTCGTATGCTCTACCGGTGTCTACGCGGCGGCCTTCCCCGAGGAAGAGCGCAAGCGTGCGATGAAGTGGCTGAAGATGCACGCCCAGTACGATGATGCGCACCCGTGGGAAGCGCTGGAAATCATCTGCACCCTGGCCGGGATGAACCCGAGCAAGGCCCTGCAGGTGGAGTTGCGTCAGGCCGTGTGCAAGAGCTACGACTACATGTACCTGTTCCTGGAAAGCTGCATGCGCCTGGAGAAAGAGAAAGCCCCAGCCGTGATGCGCGAGCGCCAGGCGCGGGTCGCCAGCGAAGCCTGA
- the lldD gene encoding FMN-dependent L-lactate dehydrogenase LldD produces the protein MIISSASDYRAAAKRKLPRFLFDYIDGGAYAEHTMRANSSDLAEISLRQRILRNVDNLSLKTTLFGQTLDMPVILSPVGLTGMYARRGEVQAAKAAANKGIPFCLSTVSVCPIEEVASQSAQAIWFQLYVLKDRGFMRNALERAQAAGVTTLVFTVDMPTPGARYRDAHSGMSGPFAAQRRMLQAVTKPQWAFDVGLMGRPHDLGNISKYLGKPTHLEDYIGWLANNFDPSISWKDLEWIREFWKGPIIIKGILDPQDAKDAVSFGADGIVVSNHGGRQLDGVLSTAKALPPIADAVGDDLTVLVDSGIRSGLDVVRMLALGAKACLLGRATAYALAADGQHGVENLLDIFAKEMRVAMTLTGVTSIEQIDRTTLV, from the coding sequence ATGATCATCTCGTCCGCCTCCGACTACCGCGCAGCCGCCAAGCGCAAGCTGCCGCGCTTCCTGTTCGACTACATCGACGGCGGCGCCTACGCCGAACACACGATGCGTGCGAACAGTTCGGACCTGGCCGAGATCAGCCTACGCCAGCGCATCCTGCGCAATGTGGACAACCTGAGCCTGAAGACCACGCTCTTCGGCCAGACCCTGGACATGCCGGTGATCCTCAGCCCGGTCGGGCTCACCGGTATGTATGCGCGGCGTGGCGAAGTGCAGGCGGCCAAGGCGGCGGCCAACAAGGGCATTCCGTTCTGCCTGTCGACGGTGTCGGTGTGCCCGATCGAGGAAGTGGCGTCGCAAAGCGCGCAGGCGATCTGGTTCCAGCTCTACGTGCTCAAGGACCGTGGTTTCATGCGCAATGCGCTGGAGCGCGCGCAGGCCGCCGGGGTCACCACATTGGTGTTTACCGTGGACATGCCCACGCCCGGCGCGCGCTATCGCGACGCTCATTCCGGCATGTCCGGGCCGTTCGCGGCTCAGCGGCGCATGCTGCAAGCCGTGACCAAACCGCAATGGGCGTTCGACGTGGGGTTGATGGGCCGTCCCCATGACCTGGGCAACATCTCCAAGTACCTGGGCAAACCGACGCATCTGGAAGACTACATCGGCTGGCTGGCGAACAATTTCGACCCGTCGATCAGCTGGAAAGACCTGGAGTGGATCCGCGAGTTCTGGAAAGGCCCGATAATCATCAAGGGCATCCTCGACCCCCAGGACGCCAAGGATGCGGTGAGTTTCGGCGCCGACGGCATCGTGGTGTCCAACCACGGCGGCCGCCAGTTGGATGGCGTGCTGTCCACCGCCAAGGCGCTGCCGCCGATTGCCGACGCCGTGGGCGATGACCTCACGGTGCTGGTGGACTCCGGCATCCGTTCCGGGCTGGACGTAGTGCGCATGCTCGCCCTGGGCGCCAAGGCCTGCCTGCTGGGACGCGCCACCGCCTATGCCCTGGCCGCCGACGGCCAGCACGGGGTGGAGAACCTGCTGGACATCTTCGCCAAGGAAATGCGCGTGGCCATGACGCTGACCGGCGTCACGTCCATCGAGCAGATCGACCGTACCACCCTCGTCTGA